A single genomic interval of Fundulus heteroclitus isolate FHET01 unplaced genomic scaffold, MU-UCD_Fhet_4.1 scaffold_611, whole genome shotgun sequence harbors:
- the slc10a2 gene encoding ileal sodium/bile acid cotransporter: MFFTMKQSAVVTSTCDSLATVCSGADCLVPPSNFNAILSTVLSAVLTVMLALVMFAMGCTVEASKLWGHIKKPWGIVIGFLCQFGIMPFTAFALSLAFGVLPVQAIVIIIMGCCPGGSSSNIICYWLDGDMDLSISMTACSSILALGMMPLCLFVYTNTWTSSDSIKIPFDSIGITLAALLIPIAVGIYVKSKWPQTAKKILKVGSIAGFALIIIIAVVGGVLYQSSWVISPSLWIIGAVYPFIGFSLGFFLARFVGQPWYRCRTIALETGFQNAQLCSTIVQLSFSAEELEVMFAFPLIYSIFQLVAALCAVIAFQGYKRLCGKGDDGLDNEARTRDDDDTIKPTGYALDNKAFDSDELKGTYTNIKL; encoded by the exons ATGTTCTTCACAATGAAGCAGTCCGCTGTGGTAACATCCACCTGTGACTCTCTCGCCACGGTCTGTTCAGGCGCAGACTGCCTCGTTCCTCCCAGTAACTTTAACGCCATCCTGAGCACCGTGTTGAGCGCGGTGCTCACCGTGATGCTGGCCTTGGTCATGTTCGCCATGGGGTGCACCGTGGAGGCCTCAAAGCTGTGGGGCCACATCAAGAAACCCTGGGGCATTGTCATCGGCTTCCTCTGCCAGTTCGGCATCATGCCCTTCACGGCCTTTGCGCTCTCTTTAGCCTTCGGGGTGCTTCCAGTGCAGgccatcgtcatcatcatcatgggCTGCTGTCCTGGAGGATCCAGCTCAAACATCATCTGCTACTGGCTGGATGGAGACATGGATCTGAG TATCAGTATGACTGCTTGCTCCTCCATCCTGGCCCTGGGCATGATGCCGCTCTGTCTGTTCGTTTACACCAACACCTGGACTTCCAGCGACTCCATAAAGATTCCTTTTGACAGCATCG GAATCACACTTGCAGCCCTCCTTATACCCATTGCAGTGGGAATTTATGTAAAAAGCAAGTGGCCTCAAACGGCGAAAAAGATCCTCAAG GTGGGTTCTATTGCCGGGTTTGcgctcatcatcatcatagcCGTGGTTGGAGGAGTCCTCTACCAGTCCTCCTGGGTCATTTCTCCCTCCTTGTGGATAATTGGAGCCGTCTATCCGTTCATTGGGTTTAGCCTGGGTTTCTTTTTGGCCCGGTTTGTGGGCCAACCTTGGTACAG GTGTCGAACAATTGCACTAGAAACCGGTTTCCAGAACGCCCAGCTGTGCAGCACCATTGTCCAGCTGTCCTTCAGCGCTGAAGAGCTGGAGGTCATGTTTGCGTTCCCGCTCATCTACAGCATCTTCCAGCTCGTAGCTGCACTCTGCGCCGTGATCG CCTTCCAGGGATATAAAAGGTTGTGTGGAAAAGGTGATGATGGGCTGGACAATGAGGCCAGGACCCGAGACGATGACGACACAATTAAACCGACGGGCTACGCTCTGGACAACAAGGCTTTTGACTCTGATGAACTGAAAGGCACctacacaaacataaaactgtGA
- the si:dkey-3d4.3 gene encoding leucine-zipper-like transcriptional regulator 1 homolog, with amino-acid sequence MPATGQTSPCLWTPLPQSRLGPCDRYKHACCSYDGTVYVLGGRDSGCLGDFWKYSVVLDEWTRLSCTGEAAPEELEQHTMVAHKGFLYVFGGMWDSPFTGRRCPLWVFDTVNQKWVPCQGKTSSPQTQRPSNRKGHSAVVLGSAMLVYGGFMDIKGPVQEFWSLNLYTMAWSPLSGSERGSSGPGPRHNHSAVAYQSDMFLFGGLKGLREQRDFWKWNSTNHTWTCLKPGPPRLTGHAAVTYRDSMLLFGGGESHSSPNNGLWRYSFSSQSWSRVASLPGSDAPGRIHHCCAGLGRSYEADTGSSSPAPDSKPKHFRNRCFPASQPDIEMETFSKGLSSPAPDARSETGSDCLTFDNKAFRKQWSCSDDPLLRQEHGDLLKNLPDALLVLGGRPYSRHSPISIWSVTLTDC; translated from the exons ATGCCCGCCACGGGTCAGACGAGCCCCTGCCTGTGGACGCCGCTGCCCCAGAGCCGCCTGGGTCCGTGTGACCGCTACAAACACGCCTGCTGCAGCTACGACGGCACCGTCTACGTCCTGGGAGGCAGGGACAGCGGCTGCCTGGGAGACTTCTGGAAGTACAGCGTCG TGTTGGATGAATGGACCAGGCTGAGCTGCACAGGCGAAGCTGCACCAGAGGAGCTGGAACAACATACTATGGTGGCACATAAG GGTTTCCTGTATGTGTTTGGAGGCATGTGGGATTCTCCATTCACCGGGCGCAGATGCCCCCTCTGGGTGTTTGATACCG TAAATCAGAAGTGGGTGCCCTGCCAGGGAAAGACCAGCTCCCCTCAG ACCCAAAGGCCCAGCAACAGGAAAGGACACAGCGCCGTGGTGCTGGGGTCCGCCATGCTCGTCTACGGAGGTTTCATGGACATCAAAGGACCCGTGCAGGAGTTTTGGAGTTTAAATTTAT ATACCATGGCTTGGTCTCCACTGAGCGGTTCTGAGCGGGGCTCATCAGGTCCGGGACCCAGACACAACCACTCCGCTGTGGCCTACCAGAGCGACATGTTCCTGTTTGGAGGACTGAAGGGTCTGCGGGAGCAGAGGGACTTCTGGAAGTGGAACTCCACCAACCACACATGGACCTGCCTCAA GCCGGGCCCCCCTCGGCTGACGGGCCACGCTGCCGTAACCTACAGGGACAGCATGCTGCTGTTCGGGGGCGGCGAGAGCCACAGCTCTCCCAACAACGGCCTGTGGAGGTACAGCTTCTCCTCTCAGAGCTGGAGCCGGGTGGCGTCGCTCCCCGGCTCCGACGCTCCGGGCCGGATTCACCACTGCTGCGCCGGACTGGGTCGCAGCTACGAGGCCGACACCGGCAGCTCCAGCCCGGCCCCGGACTCTAAACCCAAACACTTTAGAAATAGGTGCTTCCCCGCTTCCCAACCGGACATAGAGATGGAGACGTTCAGCAAAGGCCTCAGTTCTCCGGCGCCGGACGCCCGCAGCGAGACTGGGAGTGATTGTTTGACGTTTGACAACAAAGCTTTCAGGAAGCAGTGGAGCTGCTCGGACGACCCGCTGCTCCGCCAGGAACACGGCGATCTGCTGAAGAATCTGCCCGACGCGCTGCTGGTGCTGGGAGGAAGACCGTACAGCAGACACAGCCCCATCTCCATCTGGAGCGTGACGCTGACTGACTGCTAA